One window of Streptomyces sp. NBC_00273 genomic DNA carries:
- a CDS encoding epoxide hydrolase family protein → MSDEMRERLRRTRRVTTPWSDDGARGISGTHLDELLEHWANRYDWGVHVRRIDAFPWATVRAGDTDLRLIHQRSADPGAPVVVLLHGWPDSVLRFERVLPLLADMHVVVPALPGFPFAAPLTAPGMSVNRIAGIVADALDELGYARYTVSGGDVGGTVAELLAAQYPDRVAALHLTNLAPQHALTADPAKLAPDAVAYLDRSAQWFRTEGGYIAEQSTRPNTLAVALGDSPAGLAAWIIEKLESWSDESAFTPDELLTWVTAYWVTGTIGTSFTTYVEPATLPDRIDTPTVLSVFPRDIKPEPRSYAEAFLNVCDYVEHRVGGHFAAWEQPEAYADDVHRAVKLGG, encoded by the coding sequence ATGAGCGATGAGATGCGGGAACGACTCCGGCGGACGCGGCGTGTCACGACCCCGTGGAGTGATGACGGGGCGCGCGGCATCAGCGGTACCCACCTCGACGAACTGCTCGAACACTGGGCGAACAGATACGACTGGGGAGTGCACGTGCGCCGCATCGACGCGTTCCCTTGGGCGACGGTCCGAGCAGGCGACACCGACCTGCGTCTGATCCACCAGCGGTCCGCGGACCCCGGTGCTCCGGTTGTGGTGCTGCTCCATGGCTGGCCGGACTCGGTGTTGCGGTTCGAGCGCGTCCTGCCTTTGCTCGCGGACATGCACGTGGTGGTTCCCGCGCTGCCGGGCTTCCCGTTCGCGGCCCCGCTCACCGCTCCCGGCATGTCGGTCAACCGGATCGCCGGGATCGTGGCGGACGCCCTGGATGAGCTCGGCTACGCGCGGTACACGGTGTCCGGCGGAGACGTGGGTGGCACCGTCGCGGAACTCCTTGCGGCCCAATACCCGGACCGGGTGGCTGCCCTGCACCTCACGAACCTTGCCCCGCAGCATGCACTCACGGCGGACCCGGCGAAGCTCGCGCCCGATGCGGTGGCCTACCTCGACCGGTCAGCGCAGTGGTTCCGGACCGAGGGCGGGTACATCGCGGAGCAGTCGACGCGGCCGAATACGCTCGCCGTCGCCCTCGGCGACTCACCCGCCGGCCTCGCGGCGTGGATCATCGAGAAACTGGAGTCCTGGTCCGACGAGTCGGCGTTCACTCCGGACGAGCTTCTCACCTGGGTCACTGCCTACTGGGTCACCGGTACGATCGGTACCTCGTTCACCACCTATGTCGAACCGGCCACCCTCCCTGACCGGATCGACACGCCGACCGTGCTCTCCGTGTTCCCGCGCGACATCAAACCGGAGCCGCGAAGCTACGCCGAGGCGTTCCTGAACGTTTGCGACTATGTGGAACACCGGGTCGGCGGCCACTTCGCAGCCTGGGAACAGCCCGAGGCCTACGCCGACGACGTACACCGTGCGGTCAAGCTGGGCGGCTGA